The following nucleotide sequence is from Balnearium lithotrophicum.
ATGGAGGCTGCAGATTCAATTTATGGAATAACTATGGAGGTTCCAGGGATTTCAAAGGTAATAGGAGTTTCCTTTGAAGCCATAAGCACTTAAAACTCCGCAGAGTATATGATTCTCAAAGGACAGGCTGGAATGCAGTGCCCACAGCCCACACACTTATCCTTGTCAAACTCGACCCTGTAGGTTTTAGGGTCTAAATAGAAGGCATTCGTAGGACAGGGAGCTATGCACGCTCCACAGTGAACGCACTTTTCGTCCTCTCTGAAGATATCAAGCTCTAAGGGTTTTATTTTTATCTTTAGATTCCTTAGAAACTTTACAGCTTCTCCTATCTTTTTTCTGTCTCCACGGAGCTCCACAACTGCAGAGCCTTCCATCTTAGGGAGAATTTCAGCCCTGAGTATGTTTACAATAAGGTCGTAGTCCTTCACAAGCTTATAGATTACCGGTTTATCCCAGGTTTCCTTTGGAAAGTGCAAAACTAACCTTGTTGAGGTTTCTTTCAATTTCCCTTACCTCATACCGAAATTCAAGTTCCGTTCTAATTTTAACTTAATTTGTTGAAATTAGTATTCATTTGCAAGAACCAACAGTTTTATTAATTAGGGTGTAATTTTAGAACCTTAGAAATTCCAAAAGTTTCCTATAGTAACAATTATCCTGATTGCTATGGAAAATAGCTTAACGAAGCCAAATAGGGGGGCAAGCCCCCTAAATTTACTTCTTGATTTCCTTTTCTGTTGCTTCTTTTAGGTCCTTTCCAGGCTTAAAGGCAGGAACCAATTTAGCAGGAACTTCCACTTTTTCTCCAGTTTTTGGATTCCTTGCAACCCTTGGAGCTCTCTCCTTCATGAGGAAGGTTCCAAATCCCCTAATTTCTATTTTGTCCCCCTTCTTAAGAGCTTCCTCAACAACTTGGATGAAGGCATTGAGAGCTGCTTCTGCATCCTTCTTTCTAATTCCTGCCTTTTCGGCAATAGCTGCTACGAGTTCGCTTTTTGTCATGCCACTCCCTCCTAAATGGGTTTTACTTTGGATTTTCAATACCTTAAGACGAAAATACTATTTA
It contains:
- a CDS encoding NIL domain-containing protein, producing the protein MKETSTRLVLHFPKETWDKPVIYKLVKDYDLIVNILRAEILPKMEGSAVVELRGDRKKIGEAVKFLRNLKIKIKPLELDIFREDEKCVHCGACIAPCPTNAFYLDPKTYRVEFDKDKCVGCGHCIPACPLRIIYSAEF
- a CDS encoding HU family DNA-binding protein; translation: MTKSELVAAIAEKAGIRKKDAEAALNAFIQVVEEALKKGDKIEIRGFGTFLMKERAPRVARNPKTGEKVEVPAKLVPAFKPGKDLKEATEKEIKK